The Microplitis mediator isolate UGA2020A chromosome 4, iyMicMedi2.1, whole genome shotgun sequence nucleotide sequence aatttcaaattttaaagtgattttcaacaggttgtaactcgaaggaaaattgtcatacgacaaaaacaaaaaaggcaaattgtagcttcaagtgtctagttttctgatctgggttttaaatttttttattatgtgcggttccagagtaatcctaagaaaactattgaaaaagaaatttaccaaatttttgctcgtcttaaaaacggtcttcgagcttcaataaatttttttcgataattatgattgatttttgattgctccggaaccgtgcataataaaaaaatttaaagacccagatcagaaaactagacacttgaagctacagtttgactttttgtttttattgtacgaccattttcctttgAGTTACAACCTGgggaaaattactaaaaaatttgaaatttcccttaatttttgtaaccagtgtattttgaatttatttaaatcacaaaatttcttattaaatattttaacttatacatttttaacatcgaataatcaaaaataggcaatattaatttattttattgacattttttatggtttctcgcatgatttaactatcaaatttaattattgaaaatgaaaatataataaaaactttgaatatctaaatgaaagaaaagttctgaatcagggaaaaatgtgaaaaattttactggaaaaccgggaaatatcagggaattttgaaatcatttctttgtggccaccctgGTATCTAATAACAGTCTGCATAGAGACCTCTATATGATGACCGTCAAGGAAGAAATTCAGTGTTACAGCACCAGACACCACATAAGATGACTTAACATCCGAATAAGCTGGCAACTAAACTACTGGATCGTAGCTTAGAAGTCaagcgattaaaaatattcaaaccaCTAGATCTCCTTCAAcgttttacataaataaaatctctGTCAAAACTAAAAAAGAAACATCACTGGATGCTCAATAAATACCTACGACAtctaaatgaattaatatccTAGGatagattgtaatttttcagtaaataaaaataaattaaaatgtataaCTAGGTAATGAGCCACACCATTCTTGTACAAAGACTAAGACGTCATTGAGTGGCGATTCAGAGGGAGCTTGTCGTGCAGCGTTCATCAGTTTATTCCAATCATCGCGATCAACAACGCGATTACTTCCTTCAAACCTGACAACAGAAGCACGAATTGGATATCCAGTTAAAGCACAAGGTTGTAGTGCAGCTGAACCATTTGCAGGACAGGTGAGAGACCCGATGTAAACTCCTCGCTGATCAACTGGCAGACCCTGTTCAATTTTCTGATCCATTGACACAGCCAGCACCCACTCGCGTACATCCTCTCGCTCTTCTTGCGTCAGACTGAGTGTCCCAGGAAGGGGAACTTCTAGAGGGAAGTCAGTAATTCGAAGATCATCAACATCTAAAATGCTTCCATCACCTTCTTCTATGCATTCTTCGAGATCTAAGAAGTGATTTAGGAAGACAAAAGCCTCGCTGTGGGATCCAGATTTGCGTAATTCAACTCCTGCTTCGTAGTAACAACGATCAGCGAGTACAACGTCTGTGTATCTCAGAAGAGAGACTGATGTCTTGGTAACAAGATTAGCGAGATTTGGAAACAGCTGGCAAGCGCATTTTACAGCTGAGTAATGAGTAGCTTGAAGTAATCTTCCAAACTTTTCTTCACTTGCTGACGAACCTTCTATTTGTTTTGTAAGGCCCAGTAAAAAAGTACGTAGCTGTGATAAACGTGTGTATCGTGATTCAGGAGATCcttcatacaaatttaaaatcatttccGCTAAACGATAATAAAGATTATGGTACTGGGCAATAGGAGGTGCTCCGTATTGTGAATATAATTGCAAAGCTGGCTCTGGTGTTCCAGATTTAAGTAATTGAGCAGCACGTTGTGCTAAATATTTGTGTAAGACTTCGGTATTTAATGTACTGGCTATTTCAAATACTTGGATCCATTGTCCCTTACGAGCAAGATTTTCCAAAGATTTATCAGCATCACGTTCTCCTCGTCCACTTAGATCATTATCAGTCATAGCAATGGCATTGTCTCGTGCACTCTCACGATACTTATCATCTAAATAAGATTCTAAGTCTGGTGCAAGTTCGTGAACAATCCGTCGAGCTCTCATCCAATCTCCAACGGACACTAGCGCATTAATAGCTTCCTTCATTTTGTCTGCTTGAAGATAAACCTGAGCTGCTAATGCGTGTTCTCCTGCAACGACTAATTTAGAACCCAGTTCACCGCCAACTTGAAGAGCCGTTTCAGGATCTgcttgatttaataaaatatctgcTGCTTGGATTAGTGCTGGACGTGATGCATCGATGATCAAAATATCTAACGCAGTGCGAACTTCTCCGGTTTCTAGCCAACGTCTTGCTTCATCTAAACTACTTGTTCCATCTATTCCGGAACTTTTGTGCGTTAATTCACGACGAAAAGCTGCCTCATGACTTGGAAGATACTCACGGCAAACTCGCATCGCTTCTGACCACATTCCTGCTgactgaaaattaatttaaaaactttaacaTCTAGATTTAAACAAACACGTAGGGGAGATCGGGACATGATGGCCCACGTTAACGAGTAATTATTTCTTGTGGATTTTGATTACCGGTTACCAATCAccttcatatttttaaaaaatttagttattttacaataattttgattaaaaaaatttttcttttcggGGTACGACGGCCTGtacctaaaaattatttttccaaattttttattttatagtttatttgttttttatgcaaaaaaaatttttttctgccccccccccccccatgcccccaaatataaaataaattttttttttcattaaaatcaaCTTCGTTTTTTAAGATTTTCCAgttatcttattttttttatgtaaaattttaggAATAGGCCGTCGTGCCCCAGATAGTTCGTAtcactttgaaaaaatatatcaaacgtatgaaaaaaacttgataaaaattttttttttaactttggggGTGGACCATCGTGCCCCGTCTTCCAAATATAACTctaattaagtataaataacaAACCTTGTAATggtcaataattatttcaggCTTGTGAGCTCTTAGTAAAAGTGACTCAGCAAACGCATAGTCTTTATTATCAACAGCTTCAGCAGCTCTGGCAACCAGAACCTGCGCCACGGCTTCTTGACTTACTGACTGAGCAACTTCTTCCGCAGCATCCCAGTCTCTCGTATGAATATACATTTGTACAGCTTCAGTAGCTTTCCCAGCTCTGATAAATTCTTTTTCAGCTTCAGCAAATTTGCCTTCATCCTCCAGTGCCATAGCATACTTGTAATGAACTTCTTGCTGCTGTTCCGGAGTTCCGTATCTCACAGCCTCCAGTGCCCAATCAAATAGATTAGCCTCGCAGGCCATCAGTAGACATggatcaaaataattaagtcGGATCAAAAGTCGAGCGCCCAATTCCGGTGCTAGAGTACGTGCCCACATTAGCGCCACTTGCTGAGCTGCAGTATCACCAGACGCCTGCTTAGCAACTCTTAAAGCATCTTCCCATAAATTTGCTGCCTTGTAAGCAGCCACTGCCCCTCTCCAGTCTTCGGCTCCAATGAAATGTTCTTCAGCTTCACGCGCTTTCCCAGCTGCTGCCAATTCGTGTGCTAGATATGCATGAGTAGTTTTCAATAAATCCGGACGATATTCAGCAACCAGCCGAATCATGTCATGCCGATGACCAGCACGACGGTACATCGCAATTGCTGCGTCGTACTCACCAATAGCAACAAACAATGCTTCGGCATAACGGAAGTTACCAGATTCTTGTAATTTTTCAGCATGTTCTGTTAAAACTTTAACGGCTTCTGTAGACTCCATGTGTTCCATCGCAACCTCGTAAGCTCGTGACcagttatttgtttttatatgaatttcaaTAGCGCGTTTTGGATCTTTAGcacgtaaaaataaattttcagctaAATTAGTATCGCCATTTGATGCACAATATTCACCAAGCTTATAACATTTTTCTTGAATTGCTGAATCCTCGCTGTCAATTACCTGAACTATTTGAAGAGCTTTACGCCACTGTCGTGCATTTATCGCTGAATTCAAAGCCGATGCTATTTCACCGGCttcaataaaatgatttatagCTGCGTCATGATGACCAGCTGTTGCCAAATTATGACcccaatctttttcaatactcaCAACAGAATTTGGCTCAACAGATCTTGCCAAATCTAGAGCTCGTGCAAAAATTCCAGCTTCTTGATAACACTTGATAGCACCAGAAGTGTCATttgttttttctaaaatttctcCAGCTAGTTCCATCAAGTCTGATGATTTAAGTGCTTTGACTACTTCATCAGTAATTTTAGAGTCTTCTAATAGAGATTCGTTTGACAAAAGAAGTCGTCCAGCGCGACCTGCACGACCAGCTTCCAAAAAAAGTTTGACAGCACGACGTGGATCATCGGATTCAATTATCACAGCTGCTCGAGCTGCCTGTCCACTGTTAAGTAGCCAAGCTAAATGTCTATccttaagattttttaatccaGTCCAGTCTcgattttcagccaaatccaAGGCTTCCTCCCAGTGCCAATATTTTTGGTACATTTCCAATGCTTTGTCTAGTTCATTCTGTTCAAGATAAATCGCTTCGGCTGTTTTTAATTCTCCATTTAAAATAGCCAATTTAGCCCAACATTCAGGACTTGTCAGAGGATCATTACCCGTTTCTTGATAATATTCTTCACCAATTCTCACAATATCTTTCAAAAAACTCGAGTAGGCAACATCTCCTAATGCTGCGTAACATCTTGcagcaatcaaaaattttctctcaGTCATAGCATTGCGCGCAACGTTTTCCCACATGGCTTCAGCTTCCGGTCTATCGCCCAAGTCctcaagaaataaaataactcgaCCGAAATCATTATCATGTAAAGCTGTACCAAATTCAATCAACCCTTCGTCTAATGGATAATTCACACGAGAACCAGCTTCTTCAACAATAACTGCCGTCTTTCCATCATCGCGGTCAATATCTACAGCATCACCACGTATAGAAATAAGTGTCGATGCTTCCGGTGCGTCAACATTATACCAAACTGCAAGTTTATCACCAGTCTGAGCAACAGCCACATCACTTCCAGGCACCCATGAAGCAAAACCCGTCCCAGTTAACAGCAATATCCTGCTACCTTTGTCATCGCACAGCCACAGTCGAGCTTTTTTGTCTCGCGACAATAATCTGTGGCCTGTTTCACTCAACTCCAACCAATCTACACGTGCGTCATGACCAATAATACTTATTGTTGATCCGTTTATTAAATCAACGATTCGTACCGTCCGAGAATCCAGTAAATAAGCAAGACGTTTATTCTCTGGCATACCTAGAACCTGTCGTTCATTTATGCGTACGCTTACAACATGTGGATTAACAGCTTCAGTTCTTACTGACCCcagtatttcattttttccgtACTCGACAATTGTCAGTTCTCCGGACGAAAATATTAAACAGACACCaggatattcaaaaaaaaatttctcactaTTTGATTTATCTTCCCAGGGTATTTCACTCAGTAAATTCAACGTGATGTCACTGATAAGTAAAGTTGAACTGGTACGAGCTATTATATGATTGTCTTTACGGCCTAGAATTCTTACATCTTCAATTTCACTTCCTGTGTAAGATTTAATGCTGACTGGACGGTTTGAACCACTTAAAGATCGCACGACAACTTGACTAGGACCTACGTAAGCAACTTCGTGACTTCCTCTTACCATCGCACGTTTCAAAACAGTCTCAAATTGTTCAATGACACCGCAAAGACCTCCAATTATTAAACGCGAACCATCTCGTTTCCATGCTAAAGCCGtaactgtatagaaatttGGCAGTACGCGAGTATTCGTTTCTTCCCAAACAGCACGACGTGGACTCCAATCAATTATTCTAATTCGATTCCACGATCCAATGGCTACACTTTGTCCACTTGGACTGCAGCATGCGACTGTTATCTCTTTGTCCGTATTGTCGCGCGAGTAATCGAAAGTTTTGATTACTTTACCGTGAGAATCGtagactataaattttttgtcactTCCTCCGGCACAAATATGATCATGCGGCCAAGCTAAAGCATACGCAGGTACTCCGTGAGTTAAGATTCTACCTGATGGTTCAGTGACACCATcactttttaaattgtatCGTATAATACTTCCATCGGCATGACTTGATAAAAatcctgattttttttcactgaaataaacatttattatttttgaatatgtttataatttaattaaaattgataggtaataattattttttattactttgatGCTAGAGCTATTGTCATTGCATCTGCTGTATAAAGTGTTTGTGCTTTATGAGCTTTTAAAATAGCGACACGAACTTTTCCATCACTCAAACCAACAATTATTGGACCCTCTGTTGGCCAGATCATACATGTTACTGATGAGCTTTGCGCAAATTTGttacaaataacttttttttcacccctaaaaaaatattatctcttaaattaattactctttgttaaaatttatttaattatggcTAAGGGGGGTAAAATAGGCTTTTGAGATTAATTGGGCTTCCCCTGATTAAGGAAtctaatttgaaatgatttgaaaaatctaaattatttgatattgtGTCATACCATAacattataatttgaaatagttcaaaataatttcaaattctgaaattcaaattatttatgagaTCTACTATTATATAACACGTTTGCTTTTTTACAAGCACATCTTTTAGTTGGGCATTGCATGTTTGAAGCTCTACACGAGCATTTAGTATCCCTGCCCACCACGGCAATTTTTAACAGCTTCCCTCAAAGATAACAGATTATTCATGCCGATTTCATCCCGTAAAAGGAACTGTAGATGTCATGCTAGCTTAccaagtataaataaatcaaatttaatttacttttttatttaatccgcattcacatCTATCACTCCTAGACTTTACACAATTAAGTCAGCAATACTACCATAAGAAATTTAACGAACTTTCGAAATAACTTCGGGATGTCATGTAATTCTGTAACATTACACGATCTCTCTGAAGCTCTGTTGCATTTCATGAAAAgcctaaaaattttagtcacCGTGTAACGAAATGATCATTACATGATCTGTCTACAGTTCATTAAATGTCTAATTTCATGATGTGTCTACGACATATACACCCCCGCTCGGCATGAATGTCAGAAAGATCTCTTTTGATATCAGAAAGATaccataattttttagataaccAACACAAG carries:
- the LOC130666252 gene encoding intraflagellar transport protein 172 homolog, yielding MILKYLGCVLAGNEGENRAVSIAWSPNNLKLAVALADRSIYLFDETGVKKDRFSTKPVDSKYGKKSYVVKAIAFSPDSTKIAVGQTDNIVYVYKIGEDWGEKKVICNKFAQSSSVTCMIWPTEGPIIVGLSDGKVRVAILKAHKAQTLYTADAMTIALASNEKKSGFLSSHADGSIIRYNLKSDGVTEPSGRILTHGVPAYALAWPHDHICAGGSDKKFIVYDSHGKVIKTFDYSRDNTDKEITVACCSPSGQSVAIGSWNRIRIIDWSPRRAVWEETNTRVLPNFYTVTALAWKRDGSRLIIGGLCGVIEQFETVLKRAMVRGSHEVAYVGPSQVVVRSLSGSNRPVSIKSYTGSEIEDVRILGRKDNHIIARTSSTLLISDITLNLLSEIPWEDKSNSEKFFFEYPGVCLIFSSGELTIVEYGKNEILGSVRTEAVNPHVVSVRINERQVLGMPENKRLAYLLDSRTVRIVDLINGSTISIIGHDARVDWLELSETGHRLLSRDKKARLWLCDDKGSRILLLTGTGFASWVPGSDVAVAQTGDKLAVWYNVDAPEASTLISIRGDAVDIDRDDGKTAVIVEEAGSRVNYPLDEGLIEFGTALHDNDFGRVILFLEDLGDRPEAEAMWENVARNAMTERKFLIAARCYAALGDVAYSSFLKDIVRIGEEYYQETGNDPLTSPECWAKLAILNGELKTAEAIYLEQNELDKALEMYQKYWHWEEALDLAENRDWTGLKNLKDRHLAWLLNSGQAARAAVIIESDDPRRAVKLFLEAGRAGRAGRLLLSNESLLEDSKITDEVVKALKSSDLMELAGEILEKTNDTSGAIKCYQEAGIFARALDLARSVEPNSVVSIEKDWGHNLATAGHHDAAINHFIEAGEIASALNSAINARQWRKALQIVQVIDSEDSAIQEKCYKLGEYCASNGDTNLAENLFLRAKDPKRAIEIHIKTNNWSRAYEVAMEHMESTEAVKVLTEHAEKLQESGNFRYAEALFVAIGEYDAAIAMYRRAGHRHDMIRLVAEYRPDLLKTTHAYLAHELAAAGKAREAEEHFIGAEDWRGAVAAYKAANLWEDALRVAKQASGDTAAQQVALMWARTLAPELGARLLIRLNYFDPCLLMACEANLFDWALEAVRYGTPEQQQEVHYKYAMALEDEGKFAEAEKEFIRAGKATEAVQMYIHTRDWDAAEEVAQSVSQEAVAQVLVARAAEAVDNKDYAFAESLLLRAHKPEIIIDHYKSAGMWSEAMRVCREYLPSHEAAFRRELTHKSSGIDGTSSLDEARRWLETGEVRTALDILIIDASRPALIQAADILLNQADPETALQVGGELGSKLVVAGEHALAAQVYLQADKMKEAINALVSVGDWMRARRIVHELAPDLESYLDDKYRESARDNAIAMTDNDLSGRGERDADKSLENLARKGQWIQVFEIASTLNTEVLHKYLAQRAAQLLKSGTPEPALQLYSQYGAPPIAQYHNLYYRLAEMILNLYEGSPESRYTRLSQLRTFLLGLTKQIEGSSASEEKFGRLLQATHYSAVKCACQLFPNLANLVTKTSVSLLRYTDVVLADRCYYEAGVELRKSGSHSEAFVFLNHFLDLEECIEEGDGSILDVDDLRITDFPLEVPLPGTLSLTQEEREDVREWVLAVSMDQKIEQGLPVDQRGVYIGSLTCPANGSAALQPCALTGYPIRASVVRFEGSNRVVDRDDWNKLMNAARQAPSESPLNDVLVFVQEWCGSLPSYTF